The proteins below are encoded in one region of Ereboglobus luteus:
- a CDS encoding ThuA domain-containing protein — MKRIITLCMVSLVCLAVGRAQWYPFKPDPVITEEQAARLHAVSPASAAVAPMKPRRVLVFSRTCEFRHNQGIATIKHLMRHTGEKTGAWEAVVSDDLANFEPAVLKGFACVVLNNSTGMFFAEPEPELEKMPPEQQARIKERDARLRDNLIDYVEAGGGLVAFHAGADAYHRTGQYYARFIDMIGGNFAGHPWTSNDTTVALVEDRDSPITRGLWPAGEFVMRHETYMFGDAFDRSKLRVLMALDMERSPKRKNARADGDCALVWIKRHGRGRVAYSGFGHNMNIFLIPGVQDLHMRLVQFACGDLAADTAPFAKPPRLAEGSHEKK, encoded by the coding sequence ATGAAAAGAATCATCACATTGTGCATGGTGTCGCTGGTGTGCCTGGCCGTTGGCCGTGCGCAGTGGTATCCGTTCAAGCCCGATCCCGTGATCACGGAGGAGCAGGCGGCGCGGTTGCATGCGGTCAGTCCGGCGTCCGCCGCGGTGGCGCCGATGAAGCCGCGGCGCGTGCTGGTGTTTTCGCGCACATGCGAATTTCGCCACAATCAAGGAATCGCGACAATCAAGCACCTGATGCGGCACACGGGTGAAAAAACGGGCGCGTGGGAGGCGGTTGTGAGCGATGACCTGGCGAATTTCGAACCCGCGGTATTAAAGGGTTTCGCCTGCGTGGTGCTGAATAACAGCACCGGCATGTTTTTTGCGGAGCCCGAGCCCGAGCTTGAAAAAATGCCGCCGGAACAGCAGGCGCGCATCAAGGAGCGCGACGCCCGCCTGCGCGACAATCTCATCGACTACGTGGAGGCGGGCGGCGGCCTTGTCGCCTTCCATGCGGGCGCCGACGCCTATCATCGCACCGGGCAATATTACGCGCGTTTCATAGACATGATTGGCGGCAATTTTGCCGGCCATCCATGGACGTCCAATGACACGACGGTCGCGCTTGTGGAGGATCGCGACTCGCCGATTACGCGCGGACTGTGGCCCGCCGGGGAATTTGTGATGCGGCACGAAACTTACATGTTCGGTGACGCCTTCGACCGCTCAAAACTCCGCGTGCTGATGGCGCTGGACATGGAGCGCTCGCCCAAGCGCAAGAACGCGCGCGCCGACGGCGACTGCGCGCTGGTGTGGATCAAGCGGCACGGCAGGGGCCGTGTCGCCTACAGCGGTTTCGGCCACAACATGAACATTTTCCTCATTCCCGGAGTTCAGGATTTGCACATGCGCCTGGTCCAATTTGCCTGCGGCGATCTGGCGGCCGACACCGCGCCCTTCGCCAAGCCGCCACGCCTCGCCGAAGGATCGCACGAGAAAAAATAG
- a CDS encoding transposase → MPNHVHALFATLNGVALIDLVQTWKSYTAHKLKPLLGDKWPGWQKDYFDRLVRDEKHFGRCVRYIRRNPEKARLPDCDYTLFESERAKMY, encoded by the coding sequence ATGCCAAATCATGTGCATGCGCTGTTCGCCACGCTTAATGGCGTGGCGCTGATCGATCTCGTGCAAACGTGGAAAAGCTACACGGCGCACAAACTCAAACCCCTGCTCGGTGATAAATGGCCCGGCTGGCAAAAGGATTATTTCGATCGTCTCGTGCGTGACGAAAAACACTTCGGACGCTGCGTGCGTTACATTCGCAGAAATCCGGAAAAAGCGCGCCTGCCGGATTGCGATTACACGCTTTTTGAAAGTGAGCGCGCAAAAATGTATTGA
- a CDS encoding glycosyl hydrolase — translation MKTHALAAGMLLCGALACTASASMDFHKYTTHNPDLPRHTLNTADFAAPSGFAKPQTWWHWINGNVSREGIENDLREMAGKGYGFARIFSVNSKLQGPLIFGSPEWFDTFKFTVETASKYGMGIGIHNCDGWSEAGGPWITPELSMKELSMKTIRVTGNGAEQTIPLPALDRKLDFARDIAVLAWPAKRPALLAMHKPGVLQRVYPSNEYTKATSGQREFRPGPGGLPKRSSDGEGGLVRLFDGMADDKRVGFSYEKKSPDQFAGVTLEFAEPFEAAGIFTEVYWIYELPLNIFLEASDDGVNFEKVCELKFHQSDTSASFEPRRAKFWRVVRYQSKKPTERVHRGVVKEHVFQLSEIELLAPGENSRAAFPIDNFPAKAGVVATHGQVRATTAAYPEKLILKPGEIQNLTANTADNGDTLRWRVPDGEWVVMRIGYTTTGKVIHPATPAGRGLEVDKFEPSAVEHHFDSYDRKMIAAAGPLAGKTFSIIETDSWEAGHQNWSENFDRYFREQNGYDILPWLPVYAGECIGSVDTTENFLRDLRRTFSSLVMNNFYGKLGSLARDAGLKYETEPASGIFMRDPMNSYREADFPMTEVWQDAREAGVVAGIRTAFSRETASTAHFYGKQYVTCEALTSRKGNWAETPWIMKGTLDTLLLAGPNVSVFHTYTHQPDERAPGWQMEPWGVSQNRKMPWWPLSKAWFSYIARVQYMLQQGKYAARILHFYSDEIPTTPGSLSTKTAHQYDIINGDGVRDFLRVENGRLLSPGQMRYDVMFISPHTTLRLETLEKLKSLLAAGATIAAGQKPVFNPTLRGGDAAKKRWHALADELFGDGSKAARRLGKGTLHVGHTPDEIIAALKLREPFTCVLDNAADSKDLAWQHREHADGTEWFWVINRDSSAGRSGIMSFRVTGKKASLWHPETGKTEPVPAAIEEEGRTLIPLSLGKLEGVFVIFENKTPSRDTAVKIIANGKEIFPKSVTGGKAVDNTKISGDFTFAVTVSPSGTRKITKASAAGIAPGGGGNENFALYPEQMHIKLNDMKHACAGLSVGKNSIAVFEHGAGYLNSIIVHDHPVAENTRIAVVYKNNTPALYINGKQVAAASKSSGRIVHPPSAVRAQYKGSASNFSIEKSALSASEVVAFMNKTEGITDSRDKTAEPKLFMTNTGKLAAEFLAPGNLEIKKANGSKMVLFEKNVPPPTTISGPFAVTFESKWGAPADTQHFEKLVSWTESPVPGIRHYSGMAVYTKDIELTSREVAANQRVYLEIDQVCEVAEVTVNGKRAGTLWRPPYKLDITDCVRVGKNALQISVANTWVNRCLHDATLPESERLTWANSMQTHYPDPKTIKPTDYYPWKYGPLPSGLIGEARLVFTKLVEEK, via the coding sequence ATGAAAACACACGCGCTCGCCGCCGGCATGCTTCTCTGCGGCGCGCTTGCCTGCACCGCAAGCGCGTCGATGGACTTCCACAAATACACCACCCACAACCCCGATCTTCCGCGGCACACGCTCAATACCGCCGACTTCGCGGCCCCCTCCGGTTTCGCCAAGCCGCAGACTTGGTGGCACTGGATAAACGGAAACGTCTCGCGCGAAGGCATTGAAAACGACCTGCGCGAAATGGCCGGCAAGGGCTATGGCTTCGCGCGCATCTTTTCCGTCAACAGCAAGCTTCAGGGGCCGCTCATCTTCGGCTCGCCGGAGTGGTTCGACACTTTCAAGTTCACCGTCGAAACCGCCTCGAAATACGGAATGGGCATCGGCATCCACAACTGCGACGGCTGGTCCGAGGCGGGCGGCCCGTGGATCACGCCCGAGCTGTCCATGAAGGAGCTGTCGATGAAAACCATCCGCGTCACGGGAAACGGAGCGGAGCAAACCATCCCGCTTCCCGCGCTCGATCGCAAACTCGACTTCGCACGCGACATCGCCGTCCTCGCATGGCCCGCCAAGCGCCCCGCCCTCCTCGCCATGCACAAACCGGGCGTCCTTCAACGCGTGTATCCATCAAACGAATACACAAAGGCCACCAGCGGTCAGCGCGAATTCCGTCCCGGCCCAGGCGGGCTGCCCAAGCGCTCCAGCGACGGCGAGGGAGGCCTCGTCCGCCTTTTTGACGGCATGGCGGATGACAAGCGCGTCGGCTTCTCCTACGAGAAAAAAAGCCCCGATCAATTTGCAGGCGTCACGCTCGAGTTCGCCGAGCCGTTTGAAGCCGCGGGAATTTTCACAGAGGTTTATTGGATTTATGAACTTCCGCTAAACATCTTTCTCGAAGCGTCCGACGACGGCGTGAATTTCGAAAAGGTGTGCGAGCTCAAATTTCACCAGTCCGACACCTCCGCATCCTTTGAACCGCGCCGGGCCAAGTTTTGGAGGGTTGTCCGCTATCAAAGCAAAAAACCCACCGAGCGCGTGCATCGCGGCGTGGTGAAGGAGCATGTTTTCCAACTTTCCGAAATCGAACTTCTCGCTCCCGGGGAAAACTCCCGCGCCGCCTTCCCGATCGACAATTTCCCCGCCAAGGCGGGCGTCGTCGCCACGCATGGGCAGGTCCGCGCCACAACCGCGGCCTATCCCGAAAAACTTATTCTCAAACCCGGCGAAATTCAAAATCTCACCGCGAACACCGCCGACAACGGCGACACCCTTCGCTGGCGCGTTCCCGACGGCGAGTGGGTTGTCATGCGCATCGGCTACACCACGACGGGCAAGGTCATCCACCCCGCCACGCCCGCCGGGCGCGGCCTTGAAGTGGACAAATTCGAGCCATCCGCCGTCGAGCATCATTTCGATTCCTACGACCGCAAAATGATCGCCGCCGCCGGCCCGCTCGCCGGGAAAACCTTCTCCATCATCGAGACCGACTCATGGGAGGCCGGGCACCAAAACTGGAGCGAAAACTTCGACCGGTATTTCCGCGAGCAAAACGGCTACGACATCCTCCCCTGGCTGCCCGTCTATGCCGGTGAGTGTATTGGAAGTGTGGATACAACTGAAAACTTTCTCCGCGACCTCCGCCGCACTTTCTCGTCGCTCGTCATGAATAATTTCTACGGAAAGCTCGGCTCCCTCGCGCGCGACGCCGGATTAAAATACGAAACCGAGCCCGCCAGCGGCATCTTCATGCGCGACCCGATGAACTCTTACCGCGAGGCCGATTTTCCCATGACCGAAGTCTGGCAGGACGCGCGCGAAGCCGGGGTTGTCGCCGGAATCCGCACCGCGTTTTCCCGCGAGACCGCATCCACCGCCCATTTTTACGGAAAGCAATATGTCACTTGCGAGGCGCTCACCAGTCGCAAGGGCAACTGGGCGGAAACCCCGTGGATTATGAAGGGCACGCTCGACACGCTTCTGCTCGCCGGTCCCAACGTCTCCGTTTTCCACACCTACACGCACCAGCCCGATGAGCGCGCCCCCGGCTGGCAGATGGAGCCTTGGGGCGTTTCACAAAACCGAAAAATGCCGTGGTGGCCGCTTTCCAAGGCCTGGTTCAGCTACATCGCCCGCGTCCAATACATGCTCCAGCAGGGCAAATACGCCGCGCGGATACTCCACTTCTATTCCGACGAAATCCCCACGACACCCGGTTCCCTGTCCACGAAAACCGCGCACCAATACGACATCATCAACGGCGACGGCGTCCGCGATTTTCTTCGCGTCGAAAACGGCCGCCTCCTCAGCCCCGGGCAAATGCGCTACGATGTGATGTTCATTTCCCCGCATACCACGCTCCGTCTCGAAACCCTCGAAAAACTCAAATCGCTTCTCGCCGCCGGAGCCACGATCGCAGCCGGGCAAAAACCTGTCTTCAACCCGACACTCCGCGGCGGCGACGCGGCAAAAAAACGCTGGCACGCGCTTGCCGACGAACTTTTCGGCGACGGCTCCAAGGCCGCCCGCCGCCTTGGCAAGGGCACGCTTCACGTTGGCCACACACCGGACGAAATAATCGCCGCGCTCAAACTCCGCGAACCCTTCACCTGCGTCCTCGACAACGCCGCCGACTCAAAGGACCTCGCCTGGCAGCACCGCGAACACGCAGACGGCACGGAATGGTTCTGGGTTATCAATCGCGATTCCAGCGCCGGACGCTCCGGCATCATGTCCTTCCGAGTCACCGGCAAAAAGGCTTCGCTCTGGCATCCTGAGACCGGAAAAACAGAGCCGGTTCCCGCCGCCATCGAGGAAGAGGGCCGCACCCTCATTCCGCTGTCGCTCGGAAAATTGGAGGGGGTGTTTGTTATTTTTGAAAACAAAACGCCGTCACGGGACACCGCTGTCAAAATCATCGCCAACGGAAAAGAAATATTCCCGAAATCCGTGACTGGCGGCAAAGCCGTCGATAACACAAAAATCTCGGGCGACTTCACCTTCGCCGTCACGGTTTCCCCGTCGGGCACTCGCAAAATCACAAAAGCCTCGGCGGCCGGCATCGCCCCGGGAGGAGGAGGCAACGAAAACTTCGCGCTCTATCCCGAGCAAATGCACATCAAGCTCAATGACATGAAGCACGCCTGCGCCGGATTGAGCGTCGGCAAAAACTCCATCGCCGTTTTCGAACACGGTGCGGGCTATCTCAACAGCATCATCGTCCATGACCACCCGGTGGCGGAAAACACACGAATCGCCGTTGTATATAAAAACAACACACCCGCTTTGTATATAAACGGGAAACAAGTCGCCGCCGCCTCGAAATCATCCGGGCGCATTGTGCACCCGCCCTCGGCCGTCCGCGCCCAATACAAGGGAAGCGCCTCGAATTTCTCCATTGAAAAATCCGCGTTGTCCGCGTCCGAAGTCGTTGCGTTCATGAATAAAACTGAGGGGATCACCGACTCGCGGGACAAAACTGCCGAGCCCAAGCTTTTCATGACCAACACGGGCAAACTCGCCGCGGAATTCCTCGCGCCCGGAAACCTTGAAATCAAAAAGGCGAACGGCTCGAAAATGGTTCTCTTCGAAAAGAATGTGCCTCCCCCGACAACCATTTCGGGGCCTTTTGCGGTTACGTTCGAATCAAAATGGGGCGCGCCAGCCGACACACAGCATTTCGAAAAACTCGTCTCGTGGACCGAATCTCCCGTGCCCGGCATAAGGCATTATTCGGGCATGGCGGTTTACACAAAAGACATCGAACTCACATCCCGCGAAGTGGCGGCAAACCAGCGCGTCTATCTTGAAATCGACCAAGTGTGCGAGGTTGCCGAAGTCACCGTAAACGGAAAACGAGCCGGAACGCTTTGGCGCCCGCCTTACAAACTCGACATCACCGACTGCGTGCGCGTCGGCAAGAACGCCCTGCAAATCTCAGTCGCAAACACCTGGGTTAACCGCTGCCTCCACGACGCAACCTTGCCGGAGAGCGAACGGCTGACATGGGCAAACTCGATGCAAACGCATTATCCCGATCCGAAAACCATCAAACCGACTGATTATTATCCATGGAAATACGGTCCCCTGCCCTCGGGTTTGATCGGAGAAGCCAGGCTGGTTTTCACCAAGCTCGTGGAAGAAAAATAA
- a CDS encoding SGNH/GDSL hydrolase family protein: MKHTTLLLAALLLTAIFPVSHSARASAPGANELNVRAGLPNAAEKINRKQNVRVAFLGGSITAANGWRVHTLEILRRAFPNAKFTEIFAAVSGTGSNYGACRLERDVLEKNPDLLFVEFAVNDGGVAPALIEAQMEGIVRQVRTRSPDTDICFVYTLSEPQLPALQSGNYQQSAIAMEKVAAHYGIPTIHFGVEVARRVAANTLVFSAPASVKADANGNDSEGRIIFTRDKTHPTGAGHRVYAVTLERTLPALLKTGFPAAAPLPSPLRADNWTRAKLIIPADAAKSGAWKKLSATDVVTRHAGQMAPPVWSTFKPGASIEFSFKGTRFGIIGLKGAENGKFRCTIDGKIVETGTLFDAFSTPGRHPLKPWFVPRPLEDTEHHVRIELLDEKIDKAAIMKKPGLSDAAYEQHGLYLCGLLFVGEPLSPPVLK, encoded by the coding sequence ATGAAACACACCACCCTGCTCCTTGCCGCGCTCCTGCTCACGGCAATTTTCCCCGTCTCCCATTCAGCCCGGGCATCCGCCCCCGGGGCGAATGAGCTCAATGTCCGCGCCGGGCTCCCCAACGCAGCGGAAAAAATAAACCGCAAGCAAAACGTGCGCGTGGCCTTTCTCGGCGGCAGCATCACCGCGGCCAACGGCTGGCGCGTGCACACGCTCGAGATTTTGCGACGCGCGTTTCCGAACGCCAAGTTTACGGAGATTTTCGCCGCGGTTTCCGGCACCGGCTCCAACTACGGCGCCTGCCGGCTCGAGCGCGATGTTCTCGAAAAAAATCCGGACCTCCTCTTCGTTGAATTCGCGGTCAACGACGGGGGCGTCGCTCCCGCGCTCATAGAGGCGCAGATGGAGGGCATTGTTCGCCAGGTGCGCACACGGAGCCCGGACACCGACATCTGCTTTGTTTACACACTTTCGGAACCGCAACTGCCCGCGCTCCAGTCCGGCAATTATCAACAAAGCGCGATTGCCATGGAAAAAGTGGCCGCGCACTACGGCATTCCGACGATTCACTTCGGCGTTGAGGTGGCGCGCCGTGTTGCCGCAAACACGCTCGTCTTCTCGGCGCCGGCCTCTGTCAAAGCCGACGCCAATGGAAACGATTCCGAAGGCCGCATCATTTTCACCCGGGACAAAACACACCCGACCGGGGCCGGTCACCGCGTTTACGCCGTTACGCTCGAACGCACGCTCCCCGCGCTCCTCAAAACCGGATTCCCCGCGGCCGCCCCCCTGCCCTCCCCGCTTCGCGCCGACAATTGGACGCGCGCAAAACTCATCATCCCGGCCGATGCCGCAAAATCCGGCGCATGGAAAAAACTCTCCGCAACCGATGTCGTGACCCGTCACGCGGGGCAAATGGCGCCGCCGGTCTGGTCAACATTCAAGCCCGGCGCCTCGATCGAGTTCTCGTTCAAGGGCACGCGCTTTGGAATCATCGGATTGAAAGGCGCGGAGAATGGAAAGTTTCGCTGCACCATCGACGGCAAAATCGTGGAAACCGGCACCCTGTTTGACGCCTTCTCAACTCCCGGGCGCCACCCGCTCAAGCCGTGGTTCGTTCCCAGGCCGCTCGAGGACACCGAGCATCACGTGCGAATCGAATTGCTCGACGAAAAAATCGACAAGGCCGCCATCATGAAAAAACCGGGGCTCTCCGACGCCGCCTATGAACAGCACGGCCTTTATCTTTGCGGCCTGCTCTTCGTGGGCGAACCGCTTTCACCGCCTGTCCTCAAATGA
- a CDS encoding glycoside hydrolase family 16 protein, which yields MIRPITRLAALALISALQPLGFSVLFSAPPQTLGENFALVFSDDFDGPRLDERVWVSQAYETKIKHDTARGPDNLEVRNGELLLHVRKESRTVGKRTVKWTSGYVYTRDTFGPNVYIEARFKSGQCPGVNNAFWLASISNPGKDGFRDRYEIDIVEARKDVRVPDLPGMLNGNGNQAWHDWKTFAYARDEKGKPVDIAQGQVALHSFGDYHTWGLWLGETELIYYLDGVEYWRGEQHPANRDQWRTGVGKLKQWPADREKSAYGRHGQPDWSYMGGYTGDRMNIIFANLPWGDKWSPLSDAADGTFMAVDYVRVYKPASLVSKKSIQETRLKAPGPDSAPVAITRPINVNDRHPSYISFTLRKTAGAAPRVALLNIDGKPVATLGVDAGNNLLASIGNEWSPANTKTAWPACDRKEPFFKDDTDYLLVARITPRRGLNHPAISVCAFPLDQPLPGEEPFFYANITAAGSTNITNGWHINQKRAAYGCAVSFRIENTTGKGEVRPSTFRLGTSFASVLPN from the coding sequence ATGATTCGCCCAATCACACGCCTCGCCGCCCTCGCGCTCATTTCAGCCCTTCAGCCCCTCGGCTTTTCAGTCCTTTTCTCCGCCCCGCCGCAAACACTCGGCGAAAACTTCGCGCTCGTTTTTTCCGACGACTTTGACGGACCGCGGCTTGATGAACGCGTGTGGGTTTCGCAGGCCTACGAAACCAAGATCAAGCACGACACCGCGCGCGGGCCCGACAATCTCGAAGTCCGAAACGGCGAGTTGCTCCTCCATGTGCGCAAGGAGTCGCGCACCGTCGGCAAACGCACAGTCAAATGGACATCCGGCTACGTTTACACACGGGACACATTCGGCCCCAATGTTTACATCGAGGCCCGTTTCAAATCCGGACAATGCCCCGGCGTGAACAACGCCTTCTGGCTCGCCTCGATCAGCAACCCGGGCAAGGACGGCTTTCGAGACCGCTACGAAATCGACATCGTCGAGGCGCGCAAGGACGTGCGGGTTCCCGATCTCCCCGGAATGCTCAATGGCAATGGAAACCAGGCGTGGCACGACTGGAAAACATTTGCCTACGCAAGGGACGAAAAAGGCAAACCCGTCGACATAGCCCAGGGGCAGGTCGCCCTTCACAGCTTCGGGGATTATCACACGTGGGGACTCTGGCTCGGCGAAACCGAACTGATTTATTATCTCGACGGCGTCGAGTATTGGCGTGGCGAGCAACACCCCGCGAACCGCGACCAATGGCGCACGGGCGTCGGCAAGCTCAAACAATGGCCCGCGGATCGCGAAAAATCCGCCTACGGCCGCCACGGCCAGCCCGATTGGAGCTACATGGGCGGCTACACCGGCGACCGGATGAACATCATATTTGCCAACCTCCCCTGGGGCGACAAATGGTCGCCCCTCTCGGACGCCGCCGACGGCACCTTCATGGCCGTGGATTATGTGCGCGTTTACAAACCCGCGTCTCTTGTATCCAAAAAATCGATACAAGAGACGCGGTTGAAAGCACCGGGCCCGGACTCGGCGCCCGTTGCGATCACCCGCCCCATCAACGTCAACGACCGCCATCCCAGCTACATCAGTTTCACCCTTCGCAAGACCGCCGGCGCCGCGCCCCGGGTCGCGCTTCTCAACATCGATGGCAAACCCGTCGCCACGCTCGGCGTCGACGCGGGCAACAATCTCCTCGCGTCGATCGGCAATGAATGGTCGCCCGCGAACACAAAAACCGCCTGGCCCGCCTGCGACCGGAAAGAACCCTTCTTCAAGGACGACACCGATTATCTTCTCGTCGCCCGGATAACCCCGCGGCGCGGCCTCAATCATCCGGCAATCAGCGTGTGCGCCTTCCCGCTCGACCAGCCGCTGCCCGGGGAGGAGCCCTTTTTCTACGCCAACATAACCGCGGCCGGCAGCACCAACATCACCAACGGCTGGCACATCAACCAAAAACGCGCCGCCTATGGTTGCGCCGTCTCCTTTCGCATTGAAAACACAACCGGCAAAGGCGAAGTCCGCCCGTCCACATTTCGGCTCGGCACGAGTTTTGCCAGCGTTCTGCCCAACTAA
- a CDS encoding glycoside hydrolase family 2 protein — protein MTHPTLRLLLSLLLSPFVFFTLSAATVQSLDGAGWFLAMDPMRRGEQLDWHKPPADWNRAKPATANGWDFASSPHCWTNDARFGEYTGVMWYRRSFVPVAPGSGDTEWRITFEAIGERCRVWLNGRDMGAHDSVGIPVAIDATAAIEPGKQNYLVVAVDNSWNENTIPGSRTGKRANDQLYPWINYGGILGSVRLESLPAARIDMQKIEAAPTSPTTARVAITLWPGIEKLPKDAVINIDIIDPENPEKPIATRTLHGRTTAEFTLKNITRWTPANPKLYESRVTVRTPSSRHTRTDAFGIREIRIANGQFLLNGEPVRLAGGNRTREKNTIDGVIAPEAVAHSLQLMKDAGLVFARLQHYPVSKHTLDWADRNGMLIIAEYPIWGTPAADLARPELQSRFKAGMGALVRATWNHPSVVGWSVGNEYESWLPEGVAWTKQMSAFVKSLDTTRPVTFAAIGRPLRILREKQQPPETFSMSHVDFICTNIYFKPEDAAAFLDPVHEAWPDKPVLITEFGLRADRVKNEQERLDHFDQMFAIVRARPWICGFSFWSFNDYSSRYPGTGLDGYRRWGIVDENLKPRALYDHVAAELKKHEWQTPAIR, from the coding sequence ATGACACATCCCACACTACGCCTCTTACTATCGCTCCTCTTGTCGCCGTTTGTTTTTTTCACTTTATCAGCGGCAACCGTTCAGTCGCTGGACGGCGCGGGCTGGTTTCTCGCCATGGATCCCATGCGCCGGGGCGAGCAACTCGACTGGCACAAACCGCCCGCCGACTGGAACCGTGCCAAGCCCGCCACCGCAAATGGATGGGACTTCGCCAGCTCGCCGCATTGCTGGACAAACGACGCCCGCTTCGGCGAATACACCGGTGTCATGTGGTATCGCCGCTCCTTTGTTCCCGTCGCGCCCGGCTCCGGCGACACCGAATGGCGAATCACATTCGAAGCCATCGGCGAACGATGCCGCGTCTGGCTCAACGGCCGCGATATGGGCGCGCATGACAGCGTGGGGATTCCCGTTGCCATCGACGCCACCGCCGCCATCGAGCCCGGCAAACAAAACTATCTGGTGGTCGCCGTGGACAACTCCTGGAACGAAAACACGATCCCCGGCTCGCGCACCGGCAAACGCGCCAACGACCAGTTGTATCCATGGATCAACTACGGCGGCATCCTCGGTTCCGTAAGACTGGAATCGCTTCCCGCCGCGCGCATTGACATGCAAAAAATCGAGGCCGCGCCAACAAGCCCCACCACCGCCCGCGTCGCGATCACCTTGTGGCCCGGCATCGAAAAACTGCCCAAGGACGCCGTCATTAATATTGATATCATTGATCCCGAGAATCCCGAAAAACCAATCGCAACCCGGACGCTCCACGGCAGGACGACGGCTGAGTTCACGCTCAAAAACATCACCCGCTGGACCCCCGCCAATCCCAAGCTCTACGAAAGCCGCGTCACCGTCCGCACGCCATCCTCCAGACACACGCGCACGGACGCGTTCGGCATCCGCGAAATCCGCATCGCCAACGGACAATTCTTGCTGAACGGCGAGCCCGTCCGTCTCGCGGGCGGCAATCGCACGCGCGAGAAAAACACGATTGACGGAGTCATCGCCCCCGAAGCCGTCGCCCATAGCCTTCAGCTCATGAAAGACGCGGGCTTGGTTTTCGCGCGCCTCCAGCACTATCCGGTCAGCAAACACACGCTCGATTGGGCCGACCGCAACGGCATGCTCATCATTGCGGAGTATCCGATTTGGGGCACGCCCGCCGCCGATCTTGCGCGACCGGAACTGCAGTCCCGTTTCAAGGCGGGCATGGGCGCGCTCGTTCGAGCCACATGGAACCACCCTAGCGTCGTCGGGTGGAGCGTCGGCAACGAATATGAATCATGGCTGCCCGAGGGTGTCGCGTGGACCAAACAAATGTCCGCGTTCGTCAAGTCGCTCGACACCACGCGTCCCGTCACCTTTGCCGCCATCGGCAGGCCGCTGCGCATACTCCGTGAAAAACAGCAACCACCGGAGACGTTCAGCATGAGCCACGTCGATTTCATCTGCACCAACATCTACTTCAAACCCGAGGATGCCGCCGCCTTTCTCGATCCCGTTCATGAGGCATGGCCGGACAAACCCGTGCTCATCACCGAGTTTGGCCTGCGCGCCGACCGCGTGAAAAATGAACAAGAACGCCTGGACCACTTCGACCAAATGTTCGCCATCGTAAGGGCGCGCCCGTGGATATGCGGATTTTCCTTCTGGTCCTTCAACGATTATTCCAGCCGCTATCCCGGCACCGGGCTCGACGGCTACCGACGTTGGGGCATTGTAGACGAAAACCTCAAACCGCGCGCTCTCTATGATCATGTCGCCGCGGAACTGAAAAAACACGAATGGCAGACACCCGCAATCCGCTGA